From a region of the Campylobacter sp. MIT 99-7217 genome:
- the fliM gene encoding flagellar motor switch protein FliM — protein sequence MAEILSQEEIDALLEVVDDADTGISHSKEEKDERNIVVYDFKRPNRVSKEQLRSIKGIHDKLARNLASQISSMMRSIVEIKLHSVDQMTYGEFLMSLPSPTSFNVFSIKPLDGNCVLEINPSIAFPMIDRLLGGQGESYETLRELTDIELNLLDSILRIIMQRLKESWATVTEIYPSVEAKESSPNVVQIVAQNEIVIMVVMEIIIGNSSGMVNICYPVVHLESILSRLANRDIMMGETSAKKSRNKELKTLIGRAEVVYEAILGKTLISVDEFLELKQGDILRLDRQADDKAIVSIDKKEVFLAQIGLHRFRKSIKITELIRTDKDEIKEILEKYEEERRAKANVYDERENEEEEEIL from the coding sequence GTGGCTGAGATATTATCCCAAGAAGAAATTGACGCCTTACTTGAGGTTGTTGATGATGCTGATACCGGTATTTCTCATTCAAAAGAAGAAAAAGATGAGAGAAATATCGTTGTTTATGATTTTAAGCGTCCAAACAGGGTTTCAAAAGAGCAACTTCGCTCTATCAAGGGTATCCATGATAAATTAGCAAGAAATTTAGCCTCTCAAATTTCATCTATGATGAGAAGTATCGTTGAGATCAAGCTTCACTCAGTTGATCAAATGACTTATGGGGAGTTTTTGATGAGCTTACCAAGCCCAACTAGCTTCAATGTTTTTTCTATCAAGCCCTTAGATGGAAACTGCGTTTTAGAAATCAATCCAAGTATAGCTTTTCCTATGATAGATAGGCTCTTAGGAGGGCAGGGCGAAAGCTATGAAACCTTAAGAGAGCTTACTGATATAGAGCTAAATTTGCTTGATAGTATTTTGCGTATCATCATGCAAAGACTCAAAGAAAGCTGGGCAACCGTAACTGAAATTTATCCTAGCGTTGAAGCTAAAGAATCAAGCCCAAATGTTGTTCAAATCGTTGCTCAAAATGAAATCGTTATCATGGTTGTTATGGAAATCATCATAGGAAATTCAAGCGGCATGGTTAATATTTGTTATCCTGTGGTGCATTTGGAAAGTATTTTAAGTCGCTTGGCAAATCGTGATATCATGATGGGTGAAACTTCAGCTAAAAAATCAAGAAATAAAGAGCTCAAAACACTTATAGGTCGTGCTGAGGTGGTTTATGAGGCGATTTTAGGCAAAACCTTGATCAGTGTTGATGAGTTTTTAGAGCTTAAGCAAGGAGATATTTTAAGACTTGACAGACAAGCTGATGATAAGGCTATAGTTAGCATTGATAAAAAAGAAGTCTTTTTGGCACAAATTGGCTTGCATCGTTTTAGAAAATCCATCAAAATCACTGAGCTTATCCGCACTGATAAAGATGAAATCAAAGAAATCTTGGAAAAATACGAAGAAGAGCGTCGCGCAAAAGCTAATGTTTATGATGAAAGGGAAAATGAAGAGGAGGAAGAAATCCTATGA
- the aroQ gene encoding type II 3-dehydroquinate dehydratase: MKIMVIQGPNINMLGLRETAIYGPMKMEEIHEQMKIAATQQPGLELEFFQSNFEGEIVDKIQECLGTADGIILNAAAYTHTSVAIRDAIAAVNLPVIEVHITNVHRREEFRHKSLIAPVCAGSIIGFGAFSYHLALMGILQICDQIAKLKANANQ, from the coding sequence ATGAAAATTATGGTGATTCAAGGACCAAATATCAACATGCTAGGACTTAGAGAAACAGCTATCTATGGACCTATGAAAATGGAAGAAATTCATGAGCAGATGAAGATCGCAGCCACACAACAACCAGGACTTGAGCTTGAGTTTTTTCAAAGTAATTTTGAAGGAGAAATCGTTGATAAAATTCAAGAATGCCTTGGAACAGCTGATGGTATTATCTTAAATGCTGCTGCTTATACGCATACAAGCGTTGCGATTCGCGATGCGATAGCGGCTGTAAATTTGCCTGTAATCGAGGTGCATATTACTAATGTGCATAGAAGAGAGGAATTTCGTCATAAGAGCCTTATAGCTCCTGTTTGTGCTGGAAGTATCATCGGTTTTGGGGCTTTTAGTTATCATTTAGCCTTAATGGGCATTTTGCAAATTTGTGATCAAATTGCCAAATTAAAAGCAAACGCTAATCAGTAG
- a CDS encoding RNA polymerase sigma factor FliA, with product MLKSNEQPNNPYAQLLKKEQDELVVSYMPALRAMAFRLKERLPSNIDVNDLIGVGVEEMIKLSRRYDKEQNDSFWGYAKKRVNGAMLDYLRSLDVLSRGNRKIIKDIDILIDEYYQEHECEPDDEYLAKALNLEVEKIKEVRLVHSLSYVLPLDDQLNFYQEDNTMEKIEKQALLEKINEILDELKERDQLIIQLYYYEELNLKEISEILNISESRISQIHKRLLKKIRERIVSG from the coding sequence ATGCTAAAAAGCAACGAGCAGCCTAATAATCCTTATGCACAGCTTCTTAAAAAGGAGCAAGATGAACTTGTTGTTTCCTATATGCCAGCTCTTCGTGCTATGGCTTTTAGGCTTAAGGAGCGTTTGCCATCAAATATAGATGTTAATGATCTTATCGGTGTAGGCGTTGAGGAGATGATCAAGCTTTCTCGTCGTTATGATAAAGAGCAAAATGATAGTTTTTGGGGCTATGCAAAAAAGCGTGTTAATGGTGCTATGCTTGATTATCTTCGTAGTCTTGATGTATTAAGTAGAGGTAATAGAAAGATTATTAAAGATATAGATATTTTGATTGATGAGTATTATCAAGAGCATGAATGCGAGCCTGATGATGAGTATCTTGCAAAGGCTTTAAATTTAGAGGTAGAAAAGATAAAAGAGGTTCGTTTGGTTCATTCTTTAAGCTATGTTTTACCCTTAGATGATCAGCTTAATTTCTATCAAGAAGATAATACTATGGAAAAGATAGAAAAACAAGCCTTGCTTGAGAAGATTAATGAGATTTTAGATGAGTTAAAAGAACGAGATCAGCTTATTATTCAGCTTTATTATTATGAGGAATTAAATTTAAAAGAAATCAGTGAAATTTTAAATATCAGCGAAAGTCGAATTTCTCAAATTCATAAAAGGCTTTTGAAAAAAATTAGAGAAAGGATAGTCAGTGGCTGA
- the folK gene encoding 2-amino-4-hydroxy-6-hydroxymethyldihydropteridine diphosphokinase, producing MQCFKVQGVRKMQRINFFPFSSSCYNEGKYFALIGLGSNIFDEKKRFKQLFRALMQDKRIRVLKTSSLLINEAFGYKEQKDFTNALMLVQTSLHARMLLKILLYYELKFKRTRSFKNAPRTLDLDLLYFSAKTKQDEYCTLPHGGVYERLSVILPLGELLRKDFCGKIGSYFHG from the coding sequence ATGCAGTGCTTCAAAGTCCAAGGAGTGAGAAAAATGCAAAGGATTAATTTTTTTCCGTTTTCATCTTCTTGCTATAATGAGGGTAAGTATTTTGCCTTGATAGGACTTGGAAGCAATATTTTTGATGAAAAAAAGCGTTTCAAGCAGCTTTTTAGAGCCTTAATGCAAGATAAAAGGATACGGGTTTTAAAAACTTCATCTTTACTGATCAATGAAGCTTTTGGTTATAAGGAGCAAAAGGATTTTACAAATGCACTTATGCTTGTTCAAACTTCTTTGCATGCAAGAATGCTTTTAAAAATTTTATTATATTACGAGCTTAAATTTAAACGCACAAGGAGTTTTAAAAACGCTCCAAGAACGCTTGATCTTGACTTGCTTTATTTTAGTGCAAAGACTAAGCAAGATGAGTATTGTACTTTGCCTCATGGAGGTGTTTATGAGAGGTTGAGCGTGATTTTGCCTTTGGGCGAACTTTTAAGAAAGGATTTTTGTGGGAAAATTGGTTCATACTTTCACGGTTGA
- a CDS encoding tetratricopeptide repeat protein, which yields MIRIILTSLLALVFISCASKTEKLADTPISELDVKSLITLCEKNKNTLACTELGLKLVELENGNLEENVNKANTLWQSACEANEARACGLLGVSYINGQGVEKDSKKAFELWQKACENKDGFSCRNLALSYEVGQDIQKNQKLADEFYTKACEYGYHTSCYIVGLSYYKGQKGIKKDLTKAKEYFSKACEASNAEACNHLGLLYENGQGVTKDLKMAQEAYGKACVSNYAVACNNLANLYYKGEGGIKQDYELAKKLYTRACDEKEAKACVNLADFYYAWQRLPNERKEAKNLYQKACKLGDKQACTKAKNFK from the coding sequence AATTCTTACAAGCTTATTAGCCTTAGTATTTATATCTTGTGCTTCAAAGACTGAAAAACTAGCTGATACTCCTATATCAGAGCTTGATGTTAAAAGCCTTATCACACTTTGTGAAAAAAATAAAAATACCCTAGCTTGCACTGAGCTTGGTTTAAAGCTTGTTGAGCTTGAAAATGGAAATTTAGAAGAAAATGTTAATAAGGCAAACACTCTTTGGCAAAGTGCTTGCGAGGCTAATGAAGCTAGAGCTTGCGGACTTTTGGGCGTTTCTTATATCAATGGGCAAGGTGTTGAAAAAGATAGTAAAAAAGCATTTGAACTTTGGCAAAAGGCTTGCGAAAACAAAGATGGTTTTTCATGTAGAAATTTAGCTCTTTCATATGAAGTAGGACAAGATATACAAAAAAATCAAAAGCTTGCAGATGAGTTTTATACTAAAGCTTGCGAATACGGCTATCATACAAGTTGCTATATAGTAGGTTTATCGTACTATAAGGGACAAAAAGGAATCAAAAAAGATCTAACAAAAGCAAAAGAATACTTCTCAAAAGCTTGCGAAGCCTCTAACGCTGAAGCTTGCAACCATCTTGGTCTTTTGTATGAAAATGGACAAGGCGTTACTAAGGATCTTAAAATGGCACAAGAAGCTTATGGTAAAGCTTGCGTTTCAAACTATGCCGTAGCTTGCAACAACTTAGCAAATCTTTATTATAAAGGAGAAGGCGGAATCAAGCAAGATTATGAACTTGCTAAAAAACTTTATACAAGGGCATGCGATGAAAAAGAAGCAAAGGCTTGCGTAAATTTAGCAGATTTTTACTATGCTTGGCAAAGATTGCCAAATGAAAGAAAAGAAGCAAAAAATCTTTACCAAAAAGCTTGCAAACTAGGCGATAAGCAAGCTTGCACAAAGGCAAAAAATTTCAAATAA
- the mnmA gene encoding tRNA 2-thiouridine(34) synthase MnmA, protein MKILVAMSGGVDSTITAYTLLKQGHEVEGCYMKLHKKPGYHEANIEKVQRAAQFLGIKYHILDLQDDFEKSVYMPFVDTYKEGKTPNPCAWCNRFIKFGKLLEFAKSLGCGKLATGHYVRNEGGFLRTAFDETKDQSYFLANVDKEALKYLIFPLGEKKKEEVKALASSIDELKSFATQKESAEICFVEDTYIGVLNKFMNTNIPGKVLDTQGNIVGKHDGYMHYTIGKRRGFEVKGAHEPHFVLKIDPQKNQIVVGKKDELQIKEFSLDKINLFVEDLVENLDCEVKIRYRSKSTPCRVELLSNGGARIILKEPVFGLASGQMAVFYDEDKVLASGFIG, encoded by the coding sequence ATGAAAATTTTAGTTGCAATGAGTGGCGGTGTTGATAGCACGATCACTGCTTATACTTTACTCAAACAAGGTCATGAGGTTGAGGGTTGTTATATGAAGCTACATAAAAAGCCCGGCTATCATGAAGCTAATATAGAAAAGGTCCAAAGAGCTGCTCAGTTTCTAGGCATAAAGTATCATATTTTAGATCTGCAAGATGATTTTGAAAAAAGTGTTTATATGCCCTTTGTTGATACTTATAAAGAGGGAAAAACGCCAAATCCTTGTGCGTGGTGTAACCGCTTTATCAAATTTGGAAAGCTTTTAGAATTTGCTAAAAGTTTGGGTTGCGGGAAGCTTGCGACTGGTCATTATGTTCGAAATGAAGGTGGTTTTTTAAGAACGGCTTTTGATGAGACAAAGGATCAAAGTTATTTTTTGGCTAATGTTGATAAAGAGGCTTTGAAATATTTGATTTTTCCTTTGGGGGAGAAGAAAAAAGAAGAGGTTAAGGCTTTAGCTTCGAGCATAGATGAGCTTAAAAGTTTTGCCACTCAAAAAGAAAGTGCTGAAATTTGTTTTGTTGAGGATACCTACATAGGCGTTCTTAATAAATTTATGAATACTAATATCCCCGGCAAGGTTCTTGATACTCAGGGCAATATCGTAGGAAAACATGATGGTTACATGCATTATACCATAGGAAAAAGGCGAGGTTTTGAGGTAAAGGGTGCTCATGAACCTCATTTTGTTTTAAAAATCGATCCTCAAAAAAATCAAATTGTCGTTGGTAAAAAAGACGAACTACAAATCAAAGAATTTAGCCTTGATAAAATCAATCTTTTTGTTGAAGATCTTGTAGAAAATTTAGACTGCGAGGTAAAAATTCGTTATAGAAGTAAATCCACACCTTGCAGGGTCGAACTTTTATCAAATGGTGGAGCAAGGATTATCCTTAAAGAGCCTGTTTTTGGACTTGCTAGCGGACAAATGGCTGTGTTTTATGATGAAGATAAGGTTTTAGCTAGTGGATTTATCGGTTAG
- the flhG gene encoding flagella biosynthesis ATPase FlhG yields the protein MMNQANKLQNLMSKTSKPHKGTHFVAITSGKGGVGKSTISANLGNILAKNGYKVGLFDADIGLANLDVLLNVRADKNLLHVLRSECSLEDVLIEVKENLWLIPGESGDEILKYDDKNIYERFLNQASVLDNLDFLIIDTGAGIGGNIQNFLEMADEVVVVTVPDPAAITDAYAMIKASSKTKENLLMLLNSVKNEDEALRVFGNIKKVAAVNIKHPLSLELLGFLSQSKDISSSIKKRTLFTDEDTNATDEFKALVSKLLYRLEQKVLDDASKKSFSNFFKKIIERF from the coding sequence ATGATGAATCAAGCAAATAAACTTCAAAATTTAATGTCAAAAACATCAAAGCCACACAAGGGAACGCATTTTGTGGCGATCACAAGTGGTAAAGGTGGGGTTGGAAAAAGCACTATCAGTGCAAATTTGGGAAATATTTTAGCAAAAAATGGCTATAAGGTCGGTCTTTTTGATGCGGATATCGGGCTTGCAAATTTAGATGTACTTTTAAATGTGAGAGCGGATAAAAATTTACTTCATGTTTTAAGAAGCGAATGCTCTCTTGAAGATGTTTTGATAGAGGTTAAAGAAAATTTATGGCTCATACCCGGAGAAAGTGGAGATGAAATTTTAAAATATGATGATAAAAATATTTATGAACGCTTTTTAAATCAAGCTAGTGTTTTAGATAATCTTGATTTTCTTATCATAGATACAGGAGCTGGCATTGGGGGTAATATACAAAATTTCTTAGAAATGGCTGATGAGGTTGTGGTCGTTACCGTGCCTGATCCTGCCGCGATAACTGATGCTTATGCGATGATTAAGGCAAGCTCTAAGACGAAAGAAAATCTTTTGATGCTTTTAAATTCAGTTAAAAATGAAGATGAGGCTTTAAGAGTGTTTGGGAATATCAAAAAGGTTGCCGCAGTGAATATCAAGCACCCTTTAAGCCTCGAATTGCTAGGTTTTTTAAGTCAAAGTAAAGATATAAGTAGTAGTATTAAAAAAAGAACACTTTTTACTGATGAGGATACGAATGCTACAGATGAGTTTAAAGCTCTAGTTTCTAAGCTTTTGTATAGGTTGGAACAAAAAGTGCTTGATGATGCTTCAAAGAAGAGTTTTTCAAATTTCTTTAAGAAAATTATTGAAAGATTTTGA
- the flhF gene encoding flagellar biosynthesis protein FlhF codes for MGKLVHTFTVEDTDEIIPRVKQDFGDEAMIVTHKQIRAKTMTQKPLYEVVVAIDEKDYEAHLKKMGKSLDKKSSVEVKAEPKPNKNTYPLVDDKEDVILDFSNAAKTSSSYSKPINTQMNAQSKLDNFKQRLSEVSSEIGKVTGLSEEISRSVPPSYDKKMESFEKQINALSQQVSLVVDMMWQDKADLRNNLVIPPEFASIYKQAKESGMKEEHLEAIMKATIENMPAMMKSNPEAVSRYFHSLLRNMLPCRAETEIKKQKIMMLVGPTGVGKTTTLAKLAFRYAYGDKRYKTGIITLDTYRIGAVEQLFQYAKMMKLPIIDSIEPKDLDEAIKNLNHCEVILVDTIGNSQYDQGKLAKTKEFLSHSNAQIDVNLVISANTKYEDLLEIYKNFSSLNIDTLIITKFDETKVFGNIFSLIYEINVPMSFFSVGQEVPDDIELANSEFLVNCILEGFKRDSDDESSK; via the coding sequence GTGGGAAAATTGGTTCATACTTTCACGGTTGAAGATACAGATGAGATCATTCCTAGAGTTAAACAGGATTTTGGCGATGAAGCTATGATAGTAACACATAAGCAAATCAGAGCAAAAACTATGACTCAAAAGCCCTTATATGAAGTTGTTGTAGCGATTGATGAAAAGGATTATGAAGCACATCTTAAGAAAATGGGCAAAAGCTTAGATAAAAAAAGCTCAGTCGAGGTAAAAGCTGAACCAAAACCCAACAAAAATACTTATCCTTTGGTTGATGATAAAGAAGATGTGATTTTGGATTTTTCAAATGCAGCAAAAACAAGTTCTTCGTATTCTAAGCCTATAAATACACAAATGAATGCTCAAAGTAAGCTTGATAATTTTAAGCAAAGATTATCAGAGGTAAGCTCAGAAATTGGCAAAGTAACAGGGCTAAGTGAGGAAATTTCTAGAAGTGTTCCTCCAAGTTATGATAAAAAAATGGAGTCCTTTGAAAAGCAAATCAATGCCTTGAGCCAGCAAGTAAGCTTAGTTGTTGATATGATGTGGCAGGATAAGGCAGATCTTAGGAATAATCTTGTCATTCCTCCTGAATTTGCTAGTATTTACAAGCAAGCTAAGGAAAGTGGCATGAAAGAAGAGCATTTAGAAGCCATTATGAAAGCGACGATTGAAAATATGCCAGCGATGATGAAAAGTAATCCTGAAGCTGTGTCAAGGTATTTTCATTCTTTGCTTCGCAATATGCTTCCTTGCAGGGCTGAAACAGAGATAAAAAAGCAAAAAATTATGATGCTTGTTGGTCCAACAGGTGTTGGGAAGACGACAACCTTAGCAAAGCTAGCCTTTCGTTATGCTTATGGGGACAAACGCTATAAAACGGGTATCATTACGCTTGATACTTATAGAATAGGTGCTGTTGAGCAACTCTTTCAATATGCTAAAATGATGAAGCTTCCTATTATTGATAGTATTGAGCCAAAGGATTTAGATGAGGCGATTAAAAATTTAAATCACTGCGAGGTTATTTTGGTTGATACCATAGGCAATTCACAATACGATCAAGGAAAGCTTGCAAAAACAAAAGAATTTTTATCGCATTCAAATGCTCAAATTGATGTGAATTTGGTTATTTCAGCAAATACCAAATATGAAGATTTATTAGAAATTTACAAAAATTTCTCTTCTTTGAACATAGACACGCTCATCATCACTAAATTTGATGAAACAAAGGTTTTTGGTAATATCTTTTCCTTGATTTATGAGATCAATGTTCCTATGAGCTTTTTTTCTGTGGGTCAAGAAGTTCCTGATGATATAGAGCTTGCTAATAGTGAATTTTTGGTTAATTGTATCTTAGAGGGTTTTAAGAGGGATAGTGATGATGAATCAAGCAAATAA
- the fliY gene encoding flagellar motor switch protein FliY produces the protein MINEFLKFFTNEATSTIEGLTGKSAEFSEYQEFDVSTQDTMKPPLVRAVFNLSGGGKFGVLASAVLMSAIGEWMMGEEEISRNDQLSADEMDAAKEAILNIISAFSTTIGAQKEIPKMDFELEKCDFVGDSLDLQDFVKLYFFDVKIADLSEKIALVFNQRLYSSIAKDQGLGIGMSGGDDVEKKISVAAEELKNINLIMDVRLPVRVRIGNKKMLLKDVLTMDIGSVVELNQLANDPLEILIGDKRIAYGEVVIVDGNFGVQITDIGSKKERLEQLR, from the coding sequence ATGATCAATGAGTTTTTAAAATTTTTTACCAATGAAGCTACGAGTACTATAGAAGGACTTACGGGTAAATCAGCTGAATTTAGCGAGTATCAAGAATTTGATGTAAGCACTCAAGATACGATGAAACCTCCTTTAGTTAGAGCCGTTTTTAATCTTAGCGGAGGCGGAAAATTTGGAGTTTTAGCAAGTGCTGTTTTAATGAGTGCTATTGGCGAATGGATGATGGGGGAAGAAGAAATTTCTCGTAATGATCAACTTAGTGCCGATGAAATGGATGCTGCAAAGGAAGCTATCTTAAATATCATTTCAGCTTTTTCAACCACCATTGGAGCGCAAAAAGAAATTCCTAAGATGGATTTTGAGCTTGAAAAATGCGATTTTGTTGGTGATAGTTTAGATTTGCAGGACTTTGTGAAACTTTATTTTTTTGATGTAAAAATAGCTGATTTGAGTGAAAAAATTGCCTTGGTTTTTAACCAAAGACTTTATTCTTCTATTGCAAAAGATCAAGGTTTGGGTATTGGTATGTCAGGCGGAGATGATGTTGAGAAGAAAATTTCAGTAGCAGCAGAAGAGCTTAAAAATATCAATCTTATCATGGATGTTCGTTTGCCTGTTCGTGTTCGTATAGGCAATAAAAAAATGCTTTTAAAAGATGTATTAACTATGGATATAGGTTCTGTTGTGGAACTTAATCAACTTGCTAATGATCCGCTTGAAATTTTAATTGGCGATAAAAGGATAGCTTATGGGGAAGTTGTGATCGTCGATGGTAATTTTGGCGTGCAAATCACTGATATAGGTAGTAAAAAAGAGAGATTAGAGCAGTTAAGATAA
- a CDS encoding TIGR00730 family Rossman fold protein — MKRIQTDIDKLQALKELENPITFFGSARLKQDNFYYSCAKMLAYKCVNAGFSVISGGGGGIMQAANEGALKAKEELNLKGVKSIGFNIHLPFEQKSNDFIEYSIVFESLAVRKMALIEKSLAFVIFPGGFGTLDELLEVLTLKQIGFRKSVPIFLFGKDFWQGLDDFIKTSLLDLEVISKGDEKHYCISDDLDFITQSLKEQLL; from the coding sequence ATGAAAAGAATTCAAACAGATATTGATAAGTTGCAAGCTTTAAAAGAGCTTGAAAATCCAATTACTTTTTTTGGTTCAGCAAGGCTTAAGCAAGATAATTTTTACTATTCTTGTGCAAAAATGCTTGCATACAAATGTGTAAATGCCGGTTTTAGTGTGATCAGTGGAGGTGGTGGCGGTATTATGCAAGCTGCAAATGAAGGCGCTTTAAAAGCAAAAGAAGAGTTAAATTTAAAGGGCGTGAAATCAATAGGCTTTAATATTCACTTACCCTTTGAACAAAAATCTAATGATTTTATCGAATATAGCATAGTCTTTGAAAGCTTGGCTGTCCGTAAAATGGCACTTATTGAAAAAAGCCTTGCCTTTGTGATTTTTCCCGGAGGCTTTGGAACACTTGATGAACTTTTAGAAGTACTTACTTTAAAGCAAATTGGATTTAGAAAAAGTGTGCCTATTTTTTTATTTGGTAAGGACTTTTGGCAAGGACTTGATGATTTTATTAAAACTTCCTTGCTTGATCTTGAAGTTATCTCTAAGGGTGATGAGAAGCATTATTGCATTAGTGATGATCTTGATTTTATTACTCAAAGCCTAAAAGAGCAGCTTTTATAG